A single genomic interval of Zingiber officinale cultivar Zhangliang chromosome 4A, Zo_v1.1, whole genome shotgun sequence harbors:
- the LOC121970196 gene encoding ELMO domain-containing protein A-like isoform X2, producing the protein MKRKGTYERICMNLTPLQEKRLQRLKHRVNVYFDGSRCEHQEALRALWYATYPDKELSGLVSDQWKEMGWQGKDPSTDFRGAGFISLENLLFFAKTFSNSFQRLLNKQFGNRSTWEYPFAVAGVNITFMIIQMLDLQSSKTRTFARAVFVQMLSEDEWAFDLLYCVAFMLMDKQWLERNASYMEFNEVLKSTRAALERELLMDDVLRIEDMPSYSLLG; encoded by the exons ATGAAACGCAAAGGAACTTATGAGCGCATTTGCATGAATCTCACTCCTTTGCAG GAAAAGAGACTTCAAAGATTGAAGCATCGCGTGAATGTTTATTTTGATGGTTCAAGATGTGAACATCAG GAAGCTCTCAGGGCTCTTTGGTATGCGACGTACCCTGATAAAGAGCTCAGTGGCCTTGTATCCGACCAGTGGAAGGAGATGGGCTGGCAGGGGAAGGATCCGTCCACTGACTTTAG GGGTGCCGGGTTTATTTCATTGGAGAATCTTCTATTCTTTGCGAAAACATTCTCT AATTCCTTCCAGAGGTTGCTAAACAAGCAGTTTGGAAATCGATCTACATGGGAGTATCCTTTTGCGGTGGCTGGTGTCAATATCACTTTCATGATAATACAAATGCTAGATCTTCAATCCT CAAAGACGAGGACATTCGCCAGAGCGGTCTTCGTCCAAATGCTGTCTG AGGATGAGTGGGCTTTCGACTTGCTCTACTGTGTAGCATTCATGTTGATGGACAAGCAGTGGCTAGAACGAAATGCTTCCTACATGGAATTCAAT GAGGTTCTGAAGTCGACTCGAGCTGCGCTCGAGAGGGAGCTTTTGATGGATGATGTACTTAGGATAGAAGACATGCCTTCGTATAGCCTCCTTGGATGA
- the LOC121970196 gene encoding ELMO domain-containing protein A-like isoform X1, whose product MGVERSHGGCMAIGSLPPHSIFRCAHSASAANVGDQTCGSPRWIGKGLSCVCMKRKGTYERICMNLTPLQEKRLQRLKHRVNVYFDGSRCEHQEALRALWYATYPDKELSGLVSDQWKEMGWQGKDPSTDFRGAGFISLENLLFFAKTFSNSFQRLLNKQFGNRSTWEYPFAVAGVNITFMIIQMLDLQSSKTRTFARAVFVQMLSEDEWAFDLLYCVAFMLMDKQWLERNASYMEFNEVLKSTRAALERELLMDDVLRIEDMPSYSLLG is encoded by the exons ATGGGGGTCGAGAGGAGCCACGGTGGTTGCATGGCCATCGGTTCGCTGCCGCCGCACTCCATCTTCAGGTGCGCTCACAGCGCTTCCGCCGCTAATGTCG GTGATCAGACGTGTGGTTCACCAAGATGGATCGGGAAAGGATTATCTTGCGTTTGTATGAAACGCAAAGGAACTTATGAGCGCATTTGCATGAATCTCACTCCTTTGCAG GAAAAGAGACTTCAAAGATTGAAGCATCGCGTGAATGTTTATTTTGATGGTTCAAGATGTGAACATCAG GAAGCTCTCAGGGCTCTTTGGTATGCGACGTACCCTGATAAAGAGCTCAGTGGCCTTGTATCCGACCAGTGGAAGGAGATGGGCTGGCAGGGGAAGGATCCGTCCACTGACTTTAG GGGTGCCGGGTTTATTTCATTGGAGAATCTTCTATTCTTTGCGAAAACATTCTCT AATTCCTTCCAGAGGTTGCTAAACAAGCAGTTTGGAAATCGATCTACATGGGAGTATCCTTTTGCGGTGGCTGGTGTCAATATCACTTTCATGATAATACAAATGCTAGATCTTCAATCCT CAAAGACGAGGACATTCGCCAGAGCGGTCTTCGTCCAAATGCTGTCTG AGGATGAGTGGGCTTTCGACTTGCTCTACTGTGTAGCATTCATGTTGATGGACAAGCAGTGGCTAGAACGAAATGCTTCCTACATGGAATTCAAT GAGGTTCTGAAGTCGACTCGAGCTGCGCTCGAGAGGGAGCTTTTGATGGATGATGTACTTAGGATAGAAGACATGCCTTCGTATAGCCTCCTTGGATGA